Proteins from a genomic interval of Scomber scombrus chromosome 11, fScoSco1.1, whole genome shotgun sequence:
- the LOC133991253 gene encoding relaxin-3 receptor 1-like gives MQSNSSTSGPVTALSVCGGEEDEREISKLVNPTGGASNLASFNLSLNCWLHILSKESSMDLHGDSANLAVRVLIALVYLVVCVLGLVGNLLALFLLHSRRRGHHHSSIDCFVMSLALTDLQFVLTLPFWAVDTVLDFRWPFGWVMCKIVSLVTTLNMYASVFFLTAMSVTRYRSLVTSLKTGSPRIATTRAKWASLAIWVVSLVATLPHAFYSTTVQVSADDELCLVRFSDSDSGQWDPQVLLGLYQTQKVLLGFVVPLIVITVCYLLLLRFILSRRVVSSTVSDDVTERSESERGRHRRRSKVTRSVTIVVLSFFICWLPNQALTLWGILIKFDLVPFSKAFYNAQAYAFPLTVCLAHTNSCLNPVLYCLIRQEYRAGLKELLVRVSHSIQNVLTLALRGRRVEEAPNSLVMIHKDINM, from the exons ATGCAGAGCAACAGCAGCACCTCCGGACCTGTGACCGCTCTCAGTGTGTgcggaggagaggaggatgaacgCGAAATCTCCAAACTGGTCAATCCCACAGGAGGAGCCTCCAATCTGGCCTCTTTTAACCTTTCACTGAACTGCTGGCTTCACATCCTCTCTAAGGAGTCCTCTATGGACCTGCATGGAGACAGTGCAAACCTGGCA GTGCGAGTTCTCATTGCTTTGGTCTACCTGGTGGTATGTGTTCTGGGGCTAGTGGGTAATCTCCTGGCACTCTTCCTGCTTCATTCCCGCCGACGGGGCCACCACCACTCCTCCATTGACTGCTTTGTGATGAGCCTGGCACTGACGGACCTCCAGTTTGTCCTCACCTTGCCCTTCTGGGCTGTGGACACGGTGCTGGACTTCCGTTGGCCTTTCGGCTGGGTCATGTGTAAAATCGTGAGCTTGGTaaccacactgaacatgtacGCTAGCGTCTTCTTCCTCACTGCCATGAGCGTGACCCGCTACCGCTCCCTGGTCACTTCTCTGAAGACAGGCAGCCCTAGGATTGCTACTACTCGTGCTAAATGGGCCAGTTTAGCCATTTGGGTGGTGTCACTGGTGGCTACTTTGCCTCATGCTTTCTACTCCACAACAGTCCAG gtgtCTGCAGATGACGAGCTGTGCCTGGTGCGGTTCTCTGACTCCGATTCAGGCCAGTGGGATCCCCAAGTCCTTCTTGGACTCTATCAGACACAGAAAGTCCTCCTGGGATTTGTGGTGCCTTTGATTGTCATAACTGTGtgctacctcctcctcctgaggTTCATCCTGAGCCGGCGTGTCGTAAGCAGCACGGTCAGCGATGATGTCACAGAGAGGTCAGAGTCTGAGAGGGGCCGCCACCGCCGCCGCTCCAAAGTCACCCGCTCTGTCACCATCGTAGTCCTGTCCTTTTTCATCTGCTGGCTACCCAACCAGGCTCTGACCCTGTGGGGGATTTTGATCAAATTTGACTTGGTGCCCTTCAGTAAAGCCTTCTACAATGCCCAGGCCTACGCTTTCCCCCTAACTGTGTGTCTAGCTCATACAAACAGCTGTCTCAACCCGGTGCTTTACTGCCTGATCCGCCAGGAGTACAGAGCTGGACTGAAGGAGCTTCTGGTCCGTGTGTCTCACTCCATCCAAAACGTTCTCACGCTTGCTCTGAGGGGGAGGAGAGTAGAGGAGGCACCAAACAGCTTGGTCAtgatacacaaagacatcaacaTGTAA
- the LOC133990538 gene encoding cyclic AMP-responsive element-binding protein 3-like protein 3-A encodes MFYTYPPPQNLSPEQSGADDFLDTLLGGSDFSSAPTSPLWSPCTTDSGIYEDSQMDPTKSPNSNSCKPFPAFDTQSLPQPPPLEEPPAKLANEKTSDVSIDLGWECGDLQEQLGITYYLTTNQSSLSSQALTVKDLLLSNLGQEAQRVPQHSLQEFVLNEDEKKLLAKEGVNIPTKLPLSKSEERVLKKIRRKIRNKHSAQESRKKKREYVDSLEGRMSACSTHNLQLQRKIHQLEETNNALLEQLSRLQALLPNSYSKTTQRGTCILVLLLSFSLLISSNLQPDTYSQLSQREYTETKVPSRSLQSMDEVQDIRPPPPSLLFVSKGFEALCNLAEKLWPQTDPPTTDFPPSHHQDPRHCDDH; translated from the exons ATGTTCTACACATACCCTCCTCCTCAGAACCTGAGCCCTGAGCAGAGTGGTGCTGATGACTTCCTGGATACCCTGCTGGGTGGGAGTGACTTCTCCTCAGCTCCGACATCCCCCTTGTGGTCGCCCTGCACCACTGACAGTGGCATCTACGAGGACTCCCAAATGGATCCCACAAAGAGCCCTAACTCAAACTCCTGCAAGCCTTTTCCAGCTTTTGACACACAGTCACTCCCTCAGCCTCCACCTTTAGAGGAACCACCAGCTAAGCTCGCAAATGAAAAGACATCTGATGTTTCCATTGATCTAG GCTGGGAGTGTGGTGACCTCCAAGAGCAGTTGGGAATCACATACTACCTCACTACGAACCAAAGCTCCCTGTCCAGTCAGGCCCTCACGGTGAAGGACCTGCTGCTCTCCAACCTGGGACAGGAA GCACAGAGAGTACCCCAGCATTCCCTGCAGGAATTCGTACTTAATGAGGATGAGAAAAAGCTTCTGGCTAAAGAAGGGGTAAACATACCCACCAAACTCCCCCTCTCCAAG TCTGAAGAGAGGGTTTTGAAGAAGATCCGCAGGAAAATCCGCAACAAACACTCGGCTCAAGAAAGTCggaaaaagaagagggaatATGTTGACAGtctggaaggaag GATGTCTGCATGTAGTACTCACAACCTCCAGCTGCAGAGAAAGATCCACCAACTGGAGGAGACCAACAA TGCACTGCTGGAGCAGCTAAGCCGGCTACAAGCTCTCCTGCCTAACAGCTacagcaaaacaacacagagagggaCGTGCATCCTG GTTCtgcttctctccttttctctgctCATTTCCTCAAATCTGCAGCCAGACACCTACAGTCAACTCAGCCAGCGAGAGTACACAGAGACCAAAG TGCCGTCCCGCTCCCTGCAGTCGATGGATGAAGTGCAAGACatccgtcctcctcctccttcgcTCCTCTTTGTCTCCAAGGGCTTTGAGGCCTTGTGCAACCTGGCGGAAAAGCTCTGGCCTCAGACAGACCCCCCCACCACAGATTTTCCACCCTCCCACCACCAGGATCCCAGGCACTGTGATGATCACTGA